Below is a genomic region from Diabrotica undecimpunctata isolate CICGRU chromosome 7, icDiaUnde3, whole genome shotgun sequence.
TATTCCACTTCTAATATTTTGGTTAAGTCGTTTTTTTTACATCGATATCCATCACAAGTAACtgtaatattgtaatattgttttcTGAAAGTCTCGCTATTACCTGCAGTCCTGACATTCACGTATATATTCATTTCTTGTCATAAAGTAATCTATTTGGCAGTGGTTTTGTCCACTTTTGTAAAAACAGATTGACCCTGTTTTGAAATAATGTATTAAGAATAGTCATATCGCGATATAATAAATGGTTTGATAATGGTATAATAAAAGCCTAAGCCATTTCTCTATTCATATTTTCGGATCCTTTCTGCACATAATCCGTTGTCCATATTCAGGTTTATTTACACCCACCATTTTTACGTCCCTTAATCCTAGGAAAGttcttttgtcttcttcttcttcctttttataagcaattctgcttgttaattggcggaataatacctctatggaaggttgtcactttatcttttgcgtggtcgtccaatacttcttctgccgattggtgacttatcccttgctattttgatgacacgggtctcTTCCATTCTTCTTATGTGGTTATTCAATTCTTTTTTATTGTCTGCCCATTCATttatactgtacgttacattttcttctaatgtcttcacttctctttcgatttctCCTGTAATTCGTgatcgtatttcctgtaattcttcaaaGTACttttatctctgccgtttccagtagtctttgtgttgtggctgtgtcgtttcttgtttctgaggcatatgtcattattggtcgtacactgactttataaattcttgatttcatcacAGTTTTAATGTGTCgatttcgccatatagtgttattaaagtatatttgctttttgtacttgatctccgctttttgtacttaatctctcacttctCTGTCCAgctctccatagctagacagtgtaattcccaggtatttaaTTTCCATTACATGTTCAATACTGACGCGACcaatttcttttttacaattGGTTAGTTCTTTGCtaactattattgttttatttttctgagaTGATATTCATTTGAAAGGTCCttgttatataatattatatacccTAGATATGATTTTTTGTTCATAATAGCTTCAATTCGCACAGCACTTAGGCCATAGTTTTATCAACACTAAGTATCTATACAGTACCAATTTGGTTCCATATTCAAAGTACTGTTTGTCTATTTATTTGAATAAATTATATAACTCATATATGTACtaatatttttctaatattttagtATTACTCAGAGTGACGGCATCTACAACGAACAAGTAGGCACGATAGAAAACCAAGGAACCGACCAAGAATCTTCAAGAGTATATGGTTATTACGCATACCCTGGTCCAGATGGAATATTCTATTATGTTGAATATGTTGCAGACAAAGATGGGTTTAGGCCTGCCGGGAAACACATACCTCAATCTGCCGGTGTCGGTAGAGTTGGCCAGCTTGGTATTCCTTCAGCGGCCATTGCTTCCCTCGCTGGTGGCGGATTgggttaattttaattttaatttaaaaattttaagagcCACTTAAAAGTTTTTagatatcttaatatattttagtgTCAACTAATCGGTTTTGAAATTGCTGTACGATACATTTCTTTGAATTTCGATTGCAATAGCCGTGTATAAATAGAGATTACATCTTTGTTcttaaaacacttaaaaaactataatataccattttttaaagtaaaaacgttTCACGTCACAATTTATACAAAGTGTTATCACttctatttaaaatttctagAACCTCAACCTTAGAGTTAAAATTTAACTAGCAAAGCTAAAAATACGACATCCTTACGGAGTTGTTCGATCTTTCATAGACGGCAACATGGTACTATAATAAGAAAAATGACAGACAGTCGAGACTTAAGTATCACAAAATTATAAATCGTTATTAGAAATAAAGGTCTCTCGTCAAAATTAATAACTACGAAACAAAAAACATAGAGAGTAAAGAAGGTGTTAGACACGGGTGTGTTTTGTCTCCATTGTAATTAAACCTTTACAGCGCATCTACTTTTATTGAAGCATTACTAAAGGAAGATATATAGCAATgaacgaaaatattttaaaaaacacaaGATTTGCAGACGAATCTGATATTTTAGCTAACACTTTAGATACATTACAATATTTAGTAAATAAAGTAAATGCATGTAGTATATAGCACGGTTAGAAATTAACgtaaagaaaaccaagttcatatTATTTACAAAGCGAAGTAAGACAAGCTAACCATCGAAAAAAAACAGGTAGAAAGAGTTAGCAACTACAAATATCTCAAGACTTGGACACATGAGAATAACGAACAACGAGAAGAAATAAGAACATGCGTGGAAATTGCAAGGCAAGTTTTTGTAAAGATGCAAAATATTATTACTAATCGTGCTTTTAATATAAAATTGAGGATAATAGTAATAAAGcgtaatgtttaatttattttattgtaaaagatAGAAATCTGGACATTAAAGATAAAAGAATTATATAAGTTAGAAGCATTTAATGTGGTCCTATATAGACAGATGTTAAAAATACGGTGGATTCAAAGATTTACTGGTGCTGAAGGGCTGAGACAATTACAAAAAGAGTGCAGTcaataaaacaattattgtaaGAAAATTAGAATACCTGGGCCGTATTACTAGGCGTGAGAAATATGAAATGTTAATACTTATCATGCAAAGGGAGATCAAAGTTAAAAGAAACGTTGATCTAAAGGGGATTTTCTGGCTGAGAAACTTCCAAGAATGGTATAATTGCAGCTCAGTAGACCTCTTTAGAACAGATGTTTATTAAATACAAGTAAGTATGATGGTGACTAACATTCTATCCTTCAGGacttgaagaagaaaaatacataaaaggtTTTGATCAGAATACATCCCCaataattttattggtttttaaatgAGAATGTGCTAATAATGTGTTATCTCAATATTCAATAATGTTTCTAATAAGAAGATCTGTACTACTCTCTATAAATCTTGTCAAAAATTTTTTTCTGTCACACATATTTTCTTAATTTGTCACAAATTGTTTTGGGTTTATGAACCAAGTTCTCAGCATATCAAAACTGTAatctgttttatatttttttcttcatccaataaattaaaaaagttcTGTTTTAACTTCAATACTAAAAATCACGTTAAAAACAAACAAGACAAAAGATAATTTATTCCAATGTGTTTCATGTTGTTAATAAATGCCTAATAAACAGTGCacatataaaaaatatcatttcagtatccgtttttttttatttcagtttaacGATTATTGATTATAAGTCATTGTATAATGTCGTAATGGTCACAATATTTGCCTTTGTTTTATTTAAGGGGATAATTGTATAAATGTCAGTTGGGAACGAAACAAATTGTGACAGAATGTTTATACACGTGTAATATACAAAAATTTCTTTGAAGTACTTTGTATTTAAAACATTGACAAAATTAATGGGAGTTTAATACACAGATAAACCATTTTTGAAAacctaatttatttaaattcaataaatcATAAAATGACAAAAAATGGTTTTAGTACAtgcaatttcaaaaattaaaacttaaataaactagcaataactttataaatatttgtgataACTATGTTTCTTAAAGTATAATGACATCACTAAGATGGAAATGAAGTATAGTGGCTCTGTcgtatttaattttgtacatatttattttaagtattgTAGTGTAAGTTTAactaaataaaattgttgttaaaTAAGCTAACAATATTTCAGTCTCCTTTAACTGCCATCTCCGTTACACCGTTATACACACCTGCAATCATCATTAACACTCGAACTTTCGAAACAACTGCCCCAAATAATCATACCTTTCTCTTAGTTCTTTTAGCCGAGAtgttattcttttttttaaacttatGACTTTCTATTTTACCTTAGGTTATAAGTCAAAAGATTTTGTATTTTCCCAGGCATTATATGTTTGAGATATTATAGTTGTCtttcctatttttttttctgttttccttccattgtttttttcagattctttttctttcttcatcATTAATAATAACTTTTACGTTAGACTGCAGTTTCGATCATAGGAATACAACTCTTCTTCGATATATATAATAGTGCCAGAGCTGCAGACCGAATGTACTATGGCGATACAAACACATTTCTATATGGAGAAGCATATTAGGCAGGGAGACACCATCTCTTCTAAACTATATTTACCGCTTTCTTACAAAGTGTTATAAGAAACAATAATTGGAAAAATATTAAAGTCTATATAAAAGAAACGTTTTTAAATAACTTAAGGTTTGTAGGAGACATTCTTAACCCTGGAACTGCACTGTTGGGTCTCAGAAACCCAGAGAGTCATTCATTGCAATGTGACATGCGCATGAGTGGTTTATGTGTGTCGTCACTTTATGTAAATTCAGTCTGTCGTAAGCAGAGTTAGAATACGGGTCATCTGTTGCATTTTAGTGAAACAACGAGGTAAGATATTTCCAGAAGTACAAGCATGGGTACGCCGGACGCAAGGGTGATGTTTAcggtaataattttgtttcaacttatttttatttattttagtataatgGCGTCAACTAGTAGAGAAAATAGTTGAGTAAAGGCATCAACTAGCAGAGAAAATCGTCGTCCTTTAACTGAGGTAGAATTACAGAGAGAGGCAGACAATTTATGGGAGAATGAGAGTGAAAACGACATCGTAGACGATATGTTTGGAGGGGACGAGTCTGATGAAGATCACGTTGAAGAGTAACTGTCAGACAACAACAGTGAACAAAGCGACAATGAAGACGAAATAGTGGATGAACCAGTTAGAAATATTCCTAGTTTACTGGGGAAAATGGTCATCGGTGGAGCACACAAGCACCAGCAAGACAGGGTCGTACAAGACGAGAAAACATTGTAATACATTTACCTGGCCCCAAAGGAGAAGCGAGCACAGTTCAATCTCCTGAACAATCTTGGAATTTGTTGTTcaacgaacaaatgatagatgttattgttttgcactcaaatGAAGAAGTCATTCGTAAATGCAATGATATTAGACAGCAGCGTTACACAAGACCAGTAACTAGAACAGAAGTGAAGGCTTTCATTGGGCTGTTATTTTTAGCAGGTGCATTACGAGTTTCTAACTGTAACTTAGATGAACTTTGGTCAGTGAAATTTGGAAATGGAATATTTCGGGCGACGATGTCACAGCAGCGATTCCAATTTATAGCCTTATGTCTGAGGTTTGATAGTAAGGACAGTAGAGCAGAAAGAAAATTAGTGGATAAATTTGCACCTATACGAGAATTATTCGACATTTTTGTGAATAACTGTAAATCGTACTATACACCATACGAATACTGTACTGTAGATGAACAGCTTGTGGGATATAGAGGAAAATGTCCATTTCGAATCTACATGGCTAGTAAGCCTGATAAGTATGGAATGAAAATAATGATGCTAAACGATTCAAAAACATATTATGGCCAATGCAATTCCATACGTTAGAAGAGTAACCACAGAAAACAATGAATCAGTACCGGCTTATTATGTTCGAAAACTTTCACAACCAATACATGGAACTAACCGAAACCTTACTGTTGATAATTGGTTTACGTTAATTCCCTTAGCTGAACAAATGTTAGAACAGTATCAATTAACTCTCCTAGGTACTTTGGgaaaaaataagagagaaatACCTGCTACATTcctcaaaaacaaaaagaagtagGTACATCGCTATTTGCTTTTGATAGAAATAAATCTCTTGTTTCATATACtcctaaacaaaacaaaatttcatacagaagttaaaacacttcaccattgtatttaggaatataaaataaacatatagttaaaacttttacaagtgtcgtcaaaatttatacagtagcagcataacgttttcgatctaatcagatcatcttcagtgccttatgtacttgaagctaacaatgaaattagatttctatgacatccatatacgggttacatctttccaaacttaaattatatattgactctaggtcgatgacaatggataaaatttaatacttggGGCACTATATGTCtctctgctcggtttttaacacgtggttcttgtcaagAAGAAGAGACGTGTGTcgtcttaactgacaagaaccacgtgttaaaaacaCGTAGACATGTAgttcctcaagtattaaatttatccattgtcatcgacctaaaGTCAACACATAATTTAAGTTTGGAAAGAtgtaacccatatatggatgtcatagaaatctaatttcattgttagtgttgcgtagcgcaacctaaaattatgatccaaatgacgaacacccttttttaaaaaatactacttttagttttaagtcgagttgtacccgagaatgcacgatagatgttgcatatactctttgcacataattgcgagattatcacgtattctcttctcaattttattagaaaaaaaacatcagtcattgtgtcactgtcacatttgattaattaaaattaattcgctcatttttcaacacacaatgttcaattaacgcaaaataaagtttctcaagtagtaagatgttttttaaagtgtaatacgggaagtgtgatcgccaaatgtaaggtaacacattttaattaattaatagatataattagaaccagatcgaaggtactgccccaacaggcagtgagcaacacgtcaggaggagaagataaaatcccccggtgttctacagttagcttcaagtacataaggcactgaagatgatctgattagatcgaaaacgttatgctgctactgtataaattttgacgacacttgtaaaagttttaaaaagttttaactatatgtttattttatatacctaaatacaatggtgaagtgtttcaacttctgtatgtttttttaaacgatggtatacagccaactactgggattttcccattaatttttaaaacaaaattgttcTTTTGCTGTCAACATTGCATTCTGATGACTCTCTTAATGCCATTACAGCTAAGCCCAATATTTTACATTCGTATAATGAAACGAAGGGAGGAACAGATACACTTGATCAGCTCTGCTATTCTTACACTACCTTACGGAAGACCAGACGTTGGCCGCTACGAGTTTTTTTCAATATACTTGATGCTAGTGGAATAAATGcaatggttttgttttctctctcaaATCCCCACTGGAAGGAAAGTAGAAACAATAATCGAAAATCTTTTCTAAAGCAGTTAGGAGTGAGTCTAATTGAACCATGGTACAAGAACGATTGACCGTGGCTACTTTACAAAAAACACTGCGGCAAAGAATTTCTGAAATTCTGGGAATTGAAGTCCCCCCACCACAACATGAtgttcatttaacaaaaaaagttagATGCTGCTTTTGTGCAAACGGAAAAGATAGAAAAACCAGTTTTGCGTGTTCTGAGTGTCGCAGACCATATTGCATGGAACATAGAGCCCAGCTATGCTGTGAATGCGAACATCAAGATCCAAGAAACTGAAGGCCTGGCTAAGAATAACTAAGACTTATATTACGaaaagagtttatttttttgttacaaggATAGTTATACAGGTGTATTTTGTAGATGATAGTTCATGTCTTAAAAAATAAGTGTGATGTACCATGGTTAATGCAGACCGGGTTGACCATGCATGCCAACTTCTTCAAGACCTCCAGAGCTCGTGTGTATGACTTAGTCATAAAACTGGACAAAAATTAAACGCCAATTAAACAAGTACAGACCAAAACTATAAGTATCTGGGCCACGAGATTTAACTAGGAAGAGAACAAACAAGAGAGCTAAACAGGAGAATATGCTTAACATGGGTAGCTTACGGAAAACTAAGGGAAGACTTAAGAATATACGTGAAAAATAAGATCTATGATTAgggatcaaaaataaaaaaaatacaagttgtacaGAGATCGATGACGAATAAATCGATCAGGGACAgagttttaaatcaaatagggACGACATCCGCCGCATCCAGCACAACTGAATTTAAGTTGCTTAGGACTGAAAACAATGAAATTATTATCGGGGGGTCCATGTTTAGCAGTAGATTCAAAATGGCTAATAATGATGAACATTAGTATTAGTACGGGTTTCCCCCATAAGATCTATCAAAATAATTCTATCCGTCCACGTTTCAAAGAAGTTATCTTCTTATCACCTCTCGATTCAGCGTGCACAATTATTTATCTTTATGCATAGTATACTAGCGGACCCGGTCACGCTTTGCTGTGGGTTGGTTATTATACGACTGATATTATGTTCAATTTATTTAACAGAGTTGAGTTTTGCATTGATACGCttcagaacaatttaaaaaataattgaatataatcaagatacatataaaaataaacacaCCCAATGAATgaagaaaaatgaaaatttttatgataataatAACCTAAGAGGGAGTTCGGCCCCGACAAAAGTTGTACACAAGACGTTAGTCTCGGCTcttgatatttttgtgttaaactgTGAATATTAAACGTTATAAATTACAGTTAAAGTTTACCAATATTTCACATCGTATATAGTTATtatgataactattgtctaggacgggagagatttttgttttggttcagagcagtggctataccgttctgaggagacctaaagaggtcgagagtttgatttctctttttgttttaccAACATTATTTAAAACTGTAAGTTTAAATATTGCTTATTAGTTAAACTTAAAAACGCATTCTAAActggatttattagtttttttggaTGGTTAATCGGTCGCAAATAATTATACTTTTATCAATAATAAACAACAACCAGTGTTGTTTTTTGCTGGGGCAGAGGGGTACTATATTTTTGCTACTGGAAGAATAACAAATTGGTATATTGTCGGATGTAACTGTACAGAACGTCTCTTCAAATAGCAAATCTTATTCCTTGGCAGCATCACAGCAGAAATTTTCTACTAAAGATCAAGCAATTATTTTTAGTGCTATAAATAACGCCCGTCTTCAGGATTATTTAATCCCCTAGGCACTTTaattaatccaaaaaatattttattctcttCTCGGTAATCTAATAATAGAATATGTATGTATCTAAATAGTA
It encodes:
- the LOC140445345 gene encoding cuticle protein CP14.6-like, which produces MLLKALISFCVLWSVATARPQYSNDGQYDNGNQYDNNNGYVASAGGHNQAYQDSRSAVITRYDSDSDGAGTYNYNITQSDGIYNEQVGTIENQGTDQESSRVYGYYAYPGPDGIFYYVEYVADKDGFRPAGKHIPQSAGVGRVGQLGIPSAAIASLAGGGLG